CGGCGGGCTCGGCCTTGCGGCTGATATTCGCCGAATTGTACTCGAAGGTGATTTCCAGATCGATGTTCGGCTTGTCCTTCGCCATCGCGGCGATCTGCTCGCGCTCGCTCGACGACAGCGACCGGGTCGGGCGGTTGCGCAGCGTATCGACGAACTGCCGCTCGGCGGGCTCGGCTGCCGGCCGCGACGGCGACAGGCTGCGCGTCAGCGGTTTCTTGGGCGCCAGCGCGCGCAGGATCTGGTCTTCGGTGGCGTCGTCGGCGGCGAACGCCATGCCGGCGCCGAACGACAGCGCGGTGCCGACACCGAGGAGGACGCGGAAAATCCCGAGACTGGATGTGGTCGACATGGCGTTATCCCTCCGCCCTCAGGCGATCTCTGCAACACGGTTGAGGTCTATCAAAATCCGTCTCGATCAATCGTCGCTGCCGGGGCGGAGAAGGTTCAACACGCCGCTGAGGCGGTGCGTCGCACTCAGCGCACCCCGTAGCTGTCGAACTCCTTCACGATGTTGGGGTCCATCCCCTTGGCGGTGGTGATATCGATCTCGCCTTCGGATTTCATCCCGGCGCGCTGCCGGGCGAGGCCGCGGCCATACAGCGACGACGTCAACCGCGGATTGATCTTGAGCGCCGCGTCGAAATCGGCGATCGCGTTCTTGTTCTGGCCGTTCTTGAGGTTGAGCAGGCCGCGACTGTCCAGCGCGTCGACGAAATTCGGACGCAGCCGCAGCGCCTCGTTGCAGTCCTTGAGCGCTGCGGTCAGTTCATCGACGACAGTGCGCACCCAGCAGCGATTGTTGTAGGCCTCGACGTCGCGCGGGTTGAGCCGGAGCGCCTCGTCGAAATCCTTGATCGCCGACCAATAGGCGCCCTTGCTGGCATAGACCTGGCCGCGGCGATACAGCGCGTTGGCGTCCGCCGGATTGTCGTCGATCCGCTTGTTCAGGCTCTGCACCGTCGGGTCGTCGCGCAGCGCCAGCCTGATCTTGTCGTCGTTCTGCTTGGGATCGGCGGGCTCGACCTTGGTGCCGAGCTCCTTCGACAGCTCCTTGGGCAGTTCCTTCGGCACGTCGATCGGCTTCGGCAGCTCGATCTGCTTGGCGAGTTCGGCCGGCTTGTCGGGCGCGGCGGCCGGTAGCGGCGCGGGCTTGGGCTCCGCGGCTGCGACGGGTGGCGTCGGGGCCGGCTTGGTTTCGGCAGGCTTGATTTCGGCGGGTTTGGCCTCGACCGGCTTGGGGGCGGCCGGCGCCTCCGGCGGGGTGCGATCGACGATCGGGCTGGTCGCGGGCGCGGCGGTCGCGGCGGGCTTCGGCGCGCTGTCGCTCGCGGCCGTGGCGGCCGCGGGCACGAAGGCGAAATCCTCCGCCAGGGACGACGAGATCCACGGCACCTGTTCGCTGCGCGACGCCCGGGTGACGCCGACGCGGGTGCGGTTGAGCGCTTCCTCGGCGCCGAGCCCCGGCACGCGGATTTCCTTGAGCAGTTCGCTGACGAACAGGCTGCGATCGCCGCCATTGTCACTCACGACTGAACTCAGTGCGGCGGAGTACATCACCAGCGAACCGCCGGGCGCGATGATCGGGGCGAGGCCGGCCGAGAAGCTGCGGAACCGGCGTTCGAACGGATTGCGGCGCGACGCGTCGATCAGCGCGATCTTGACGGTGGCGCCGCGGCTGTTGAGCTCGCCGAGCACGGTCTCGAGGCCGATGCCGTCGCGGCGGACGTCCGGCTCGGTCCAGATCTGGGCGTCGACCGGGATCATGTAGCTCTGCCGTCCGGACTGGATGCCGAAGCCGCTGAAGAACACCAGCGCGACCGAACCCGGCTTGACGCGATTGTACAGCCGGTCGAAGGCGCGCCGCATCGCATCGCCGCCGAGATTCTCGCCGACATCGACGTCGAAGCCGTCGCGCTTCAACTCGTCGGCCAGTTCGCGCGCATCGTTGACCGGCTGTTTGAGCGGCTTCTCGGAGTCGGGATATTTGGCGTTGCCGATCACCAGCGCGACGCGCCCGCCGCGATCGTCCGCGGCATTCGATCGGGTCGCCGGCGCCGTCAGCAGCGTGAGGAGGACGAGCAACGCGATGCGGATCTTCATTCAACCCCGGTCCTGAGATGGGGCGCCGATCCAGCCGGAGCCGGACGGCGACCTGACTTCAATCAGTGGTCTTCATAGTATCAAACCGTGCCGGTCGCCACTGTCAATCAGCCGCGACGTCGGCTTTCGGCGCCACGGTGAGTGCGGGCGGTGTCGTGGATCCGTCACGCTGATCGCGTCACGTGGCCATCTTTCAACGTCGGTCTTGCACGGCGGTGACGGCGGGGCAGGACTCAATAGCCGATGCCCAGCATCAGGACGATGTGGCGCCGCTGCCACCACGACCCGGCGGGCGCCGAGCTCGCCTCGGTGCGGCGCAAGGTTCGCGCGGCCGTCGCAACGCGCATCCGCTTCGTCGCCGCGACCGGTGCTTTCGCCATCGCGCCCGACGTCGCGACCACCGCTTCGGTGGTCGAGGTGGCGACACCCTGCGCGATGACGCCGAGGCTGACGGGCGCGGTGATGGTCTCGTTGCTGGCGACCGCGCCGTGGGTGGCGGACACCTGCAGCACGGCGAGGGTCGCCACGAACCCGGTCGCCGCGATCGCGCGACGCGTCAGGCATGGATAGTCGAGCATCGATCACCTCTTTCACGCCCGTCCGGCATCGACGGTGCCGGATCTGCTGGCCTCGTCCGGCGCTGCTGCCGGATCGATCAGTTCGGTCGACCCGCGCTCAGAAGCCGACGCCGATCATCGCGGCGGCGCCGCCGCTCGGCCGCGACGTCGCCTGCTGCCGGGCGCGCGGTTCGGGCCGCGACTGACGACGCTCCTGTTGCGCTTCGCGGCGGGCCGGCTTGCGCCGCGCCGCGCGGTCGTCTTCGTCGTCGCGCTGGCGGCGCGCCGCCGCTTTCGGCTCGTCGCGCTTCTCGCTCGCGATACAAGCATCGCCCTTGGCGATCTCGCCCGCTTTGCACACCAGCGGGCACACCCGGCCCGATTGCTTGCCGAGGTCCGCCACCAGCGCCTCTGTCACGCTGAGATCGCTCGATGATTGTCCCTTGATGCTCAAATAGCGCCCCAGCGCCGTCCTGGTCGGGTCGCCGAGCACGCCGTTCGGCTTGTCGGTCAGGCAGCCGATCCGCGCCAGTTCGGTCTGCGCGGAGCGAACGAGTTGCGGCGAGTTCGGCATCGCGGCGGCGCGCTTGTCGGCTTCGAGCTTCAGCCGGTCGATCGCCATGGCGACCATCGGCTGCAGCCGGCTGCAGGTGATCGATTTGGCCAACACCTTCATATCGTCGAGCGCCGAGGGCGCGTCGCTCTTGCTGTTGAGCGCGTCGAATTGGGCCTGCTGATCCTTGCAGACGGTCTCCTGAATGGCCGCCTCCGCGGCCTTGCGCCGCTCGTCCTCGGCCTGCCTGGCGCGCTTTTCACTTTCCGCGCGCAGCGCCGCGGCTTCCTGGGCGGACTTCTGACGGTCGGCCTCGTCGGCCTTGCGCTTGGCTTCGGCCGCCTTGCGCTCGGCGTCCTCCGCCTTGGCTTTGGCCTCGGCCTCGGCTTTCTGGGCGCGGCGTTCGTCCTGCTCGCGCTGGCGCGTGGCGGCTTCCTCGGCCTTTTTCTGCGCGGCCTGGAGCTTCGCCAGTTCCGCCGCCCGCGCCGCGGCCTCGCGCTCGGCGCGGGCGCGCTGCTCCCGCTCGCGGGCGATCTGCTGCAGC
The DNA window shown above is from Rhodopseudomonas palustris HaA2 and carries:
- a CDS encoding OmpA family protein, which produces MSTTSSLGIFRVLLGVGTALSFGAGMAFAADDATEDQILRALAPKKPLTRSLSPSRPAAEPAERQFVDTLRNRPTRSLSSSEREQIAAMAKDKPNIDLEITFEYNSANISRKAEPAVEALGKALANPDLRGSTFVVAGHTDSIGSDNYNQDLSERRADTIKRVLVEKYGIAGADLVTVGYGESKPKNADNPTDASNRRVQVVNMTSQTTASK
- a CDS encoding caspase family protein, whose amino-acid sequence is MKIRIALLVLLTLLTAPATRSNAADDRGGRVALVIGNAKYPDSEKPLKQPVNDARELADELKRDGFDVDVGENLGGDAMRRAFDRLYNRVKPGSVALVFFSGFGIQSGRQSYMIPVDAQIWTEPDVRRDGIGLETVLGELNSRGATVKIALIDASRRNPFERRFRSFSAGLAPIIAPGGSLVMYSAALSSVVSDNGGDRSLFVSELLKEIRVPGLGAEEALNRTRVGVTRASRSEQVPWISSSLAEDFAFVPAAATAASDSAPKPAATAAPATSPIVDRTPPEAPAAPKPVEAKPAEIKPAETKPAPTPPVAAAEPKPAPLPAAAPDKPAELAKQIELPKPIDVPKELPKELSKELGTKVEPADPKQNDDKIRLALRDDPTVQSLNKRIDDNPADANALYRRGQVYASKGAYWSAIKDFDEALRLNPRDVEAYNNRCWVRTVVDELTAALKDCNEALRLRPNFVDALDSRGLLNLKNGQNKNAIADFDAALKINPRLTSSLYGRGLARQRAGMKSEGEIDITTAKGMDPNIVKEFDSYGVR